A window of Helicobacter pylori genomic DNA:
ATTTTTTATCAAAATGCCATGAGCTTAAGGACTCTGAAACGATATAAAAAACATGCTTAATGGTTTGATTGGAATTATTGTGGCTTGTTTGAGAAAGCAAATCATAGAGGTTGTTTTGGGAGTTCTCTTTAAGATTAAAATAATTTTTCGCTACTTCTAAAGGCGTTTCTTTAGAAAAATCGCTGAATTTAAGGTTATGGCTTTTTCTGTAATTGCGCGCTAAAAGATAAAGGCTGCGAAACGCTCCGGGGGTGATTTTCATCAAAAAGGGATCTTTGGCTGGCTCTATACTGAGATCTAAAGACGCGCCCACAAAGCTCAATTGCGCGTTAATGTAAAACATTTGCGTGAGCGAAAAAAGAATGAATAAAATGAAAGTTTTAAGGGGTTTGGTGGTTGGATAGGTGTTTTTTTGCTTAAAAAGGGTGTTTTGGAGTTTGAAATAAATGAAAGAAGTTAAAACGCTCAAAACCACAAAGAGTGAAAAACTAGAAAGGATGGGGTATTCCTTGCTCATTTTTAAAATAGTGAGCGTGTCTTCATGGAAAAATTCCAATAAATTTTCATCAAACACATTCCCATAAATGCCATAATAAACGATGTTAGCAATATTTAAAAATAAAATCATGGCGATAGAAAAATAAGCTACAACATTGAGCATTTTGGTTTGGTGTTTAGGGATAAATAACCCTAATAACCCGATGATGATAAAAAGAATCGCTAGGCCTGAAACCACACGATTATCGTATCTTGCCCCATTGAGTAGGGTTTTAATGATTTCATCAAAAACAGGGTTTTTTAAAGCATGCTTATAATAGCCTGTATAAAGGATAAAGCCGATACGATTGAACACAAACAACAAACTCATAAAAAAGGTGAAATAAAAACCTTTTAAAAAGAGTGAAAAAAGGGCATTAGATAAGGGTTTCATAAGCGTTGATACAACCTTTTTTGGACAAGATATAAAGTCTTAAAAAAGACAAAAAGAAGCAAAGGGAAATCCAATAAAGAATCCAAGATTTGAAAGTTAGAGCGGACAAAAAGCGAACTAGTTAAAGCCATTAAAGCAATGACGCCTAATAAAGGGCTACTCAAAAACAAACTGCCACAAAAAAGCGCGCTAAAAATAAGAGAAGCCATGAAATGGTGGTAAATGGAAAAAGGCAAGAACCCTAAAATGTCTATCAAAAGCAACACATTAAAAAATAGCATGACGCTATAAGATTGCAAGGTTTCTAAAGGGGGTTTTTTGAGTAAATTGCACGAAAAGCTCACATACGCAAGGATTAAAAGGCAACTAAAGGGGCTTAAGGATGCCATAAAACTGCTTAAAAAAGCATTGAGCGACAGAGAGTTTTTAAAAGCGATATTGCTTAAAATCACGCTTACAAACGAAAGCGAAAGCCTTAATTTTAACGCCTTATGTTTGAAAAAAAAGAAAATTAAAAAAAGCCATACAAAACTCAGCACATAAGAAGATAGAACCATAACAATTACTTGAGAAGGGAATTTAAATAAGCCATATTGAAACGGATGTGTTTGATATGAGAGCGGTTATAGGTATAGACAATGTCTATAAAATAAGGATTAAGGCTAGAGCTTGGGTAACTCACTTCATTGGCTTTATCCAAAATTTTTAAGGTTTGAAACGAGTTTATATTTTCTAATTTAGAAAGCAGGAGTTCTTTACGCCGTAAGGACAAATCGCTAGGGTTATGGATTAAATATAGCGATCCGTTTAGATTGAGTAAATTCAAAGAATCATCTAAGTTTTTCAAATTCGTTGCAATGACTTTTTCCCAAGTGGTGGGGTTTTTGCAAGTTTCTAGCATGAGATAATCTTTAAAAGAATGGTTTCTAAACGCCATGATAGCGCAGTCTTTAAAGGGGGTTAGGCTTGGCTGGAGCTGGTGGTTTAAAGCGTTTGGCCTTAAAAGCTCTTTTGGGTTATGGTGTTTGTCAAATTTCAATAACAAAGGGTATTGCGTGGCTAATTCGTGATAGATCGGCAGCACAAAACCGCCATCAGTGGTGTTTAAGGGTTTAGTCCTTACTAAATGGCTCAAGTTTAAAAAAGGGCTTAAAGAGAGTTTTTGCACAAATTTGAAATCAATCGGCTCTAAAGCGCTCTCAAATTGATAGATTTTAGAAGTCGCCCACCCGCCCATGCTCACCCCCACGACAAACAACAAAATCTTATTGTTATGCAAAAAAAGTAAGGGGTTACCCAATTTTTTGATGTATTCATGCGCGTTTTTAGAAAGCTCTTCTTTGGTTAAAATAATGAAAGCTTCGCTCCAACGATTGGACTTACCATCAAAAAGATTAGCGCTGATTTTCACGTCTCTTGCCCCTTCTTTAGTGCCGCTAAAATAAGCGCTCAAGAGATTGCCATGAGGTAGGCTGATTAGCGTGCTTGCATGCACGCTTAAAGCGTCATGGGGTTTAGGGATAATAAGTTGAGTGAAATAGGGGGGGGTTTCAGTAACAAGGGCTTGATTGTGTATAAAAGCGTAGGGGGGGGGTTTGGCGCGTCATTGCAATGAAAAATAAAATAACAAAAAGCCCCACAAAAAAAGCGGTATTTTTTAGGCGATTTCTTGAAGGTTCCAAGATAGCGTTTCGCCCCCTCTTAAGATAGCAATTTTTTCATTCAAACAAAGCGTGTGTGTAGGGACTATAAAGGGTTTTTTAGACAGATGCACTTTTTTGCTCGGCAAATTGTCTAGTGCATAGATTTTTTTAGCGTTATCGCTGATGAAGGCTTGCAAATTTTCTAAAGCGTTGTGTTTTTCAAAAAGTTCGCACAATGCAGGCAACAAAATAGGTGCAGAAAAGATGCCTGCTGGAATGTTAGCGCTATGCTTTTTAGAAATAA
This region includes:
- a CDS encoding exo-alpha-sialidase, with translation MIPKPHDALSVHASTLISLPHGNLLSAYFSGTKEGARDVKISANLFDGKSNRWSEAFIILTKEELSKNAHEYIKKLGNPLLFLHNNKILLFVVGVSMGGWATSKIYQFESALEPIDFKFVQKLSLSPFLNLSHLVRTKPLNTTDGGFVLPIYHELATQYPLLLKFDKHHNPKELLRPNALNHQLQPSLTPFKDCAIMAFRNHSFKDYLMLETCKNPTTWEKVIATNLKNLDDSLNLLNLNGSLYLIHNPSDLSLRRKELLLSKLENINSFQTLKILDKANEVSYPSSSLNPYFIDIVYTYNRSHIKHIRFNMAYLNSLLK